The following proteins are encoded in a genomic region of Candidatus Poribacteria bacterium:
- the flgK gene encoding flagellar hook-associated protein FlgK has translation MSLISGLEIGRRSLNAYKSAITITGHNISNVENPNYTRQKPDLKPSMPRSGIPSGVDLETVSRQRDRFADLKYREQAALLGKWDVQTGYLEQVEGIVGADGEGSLTDLMNRFWNSWHDLANSSESNATRISLVQSALALTDKLNEISSSLSSIRSVLNDTIEDKVSRVNDLLEEVAELNVKIASLIRGGGNPSDLQDRREMALDELSRLASIGYLEKGDGTVSVRIGGVTLVEGANSSAIELQKGSNGNLIPTLAGNSLQISSGEIGGLIEFRDKLDGMIGRINEMAGSLVRRVNELHSSGYGLDGSSGIPFFSGENASDITVNPDLVDAPEKVAAAGQPDSPGDNSIALAIARLRDQFDKYHASTVALIGSQTAQAEREAENNEILLRQIETYRQGEFGVSLDEELTNLIRFQRAYQAAAKFVASIDELLQSLINMK, from the coding sequence ATGTCGCTCATAAGTGGACTGGAAATAGGAAGGCGTTCGCTTAACGCCTATAAATCGGCTATCACCATCACGGGCCATAACATCTCCAACGTCGAGAACCCCAACTACACGCGCCAGAAACCCGATCTGAAACCCTCCATGCCCCGGTCCGGTATACCTTCAGGCGTCGATCTGGAGACGGTATCCCGTCAGAGAGATAGATTCGCCGACCTGAAATACAGGGAACAGGCGGCTCTCCTTGGGAAGTGGGATGTCCAAACCGGATATCTGGAACAGGTGGAGGGAATCGTAGGGGCCGATGGAGAGGGGAGCTTGACCGATCTGATGAACAGGTTCTGGAACAGTTGGCACGATCTGGCCAATTCATCTGAGTCGAACGCGACGAGAATATCGCTTGTCCAGTCCGCCCTCGCTCTGACCGACAAGCTAAATGAGATCAGCTCCTCGCTGAGTTCCATTCGATCGGTCCTGAACGATACGATTGAGGATAAGGTCTCCAGAGTCAACGATCTGCTCGAGGAGGTCGCCGAGTTAAACGTGAAGATCGCCTCGTTGATTCGAGGCGGTGGAAATCCGTCTGATCTGCAGGATAGGAGGGAGATGGCTCTGGACGAGCTTTCCAGGCTCGCATCGATCGGTTACTTGGAGAAGGGCGATGGGACGGTAAGCGTGAGGATCGGAGGCGTGACGCTCGTCGAGGGAGCCAATAGCTCCGCCATCGAGCTGCAGAAAGGCTCGAACGGAAATCTCATCCCCACTCTCGCTGGCAACTCCCTTCAGATAAGCTCCGGTGAGATCGGAGGACTGATCGAATTTAGAGATAAACTCGATGGGATGATCGGGAGGATAAATGAGATGGCCGGCTCGCTTGTCCGGAGGGTCAACGAGCTTCATTCCTCCGGATATGGGCTTGACGGGTCAAGCGGGATCCCGTTTTTCTCGGGTGAGAATGCTTCAGACATAACCGTAAACCCTGACCTTGTCGATGCCCCTGAAAAGGTGGCGGCGGCCGGTCAGCCGGACTCCCCTGGTGATAATTCCATCGCTCTGGCGATCGCCCGACTGCGAGATCAGTTCGATAAATACCACGCATCGACTGTGGCACTGATCGGTTCCCAAACGGCGCAGGCTGAGAGGGAGGCGGAGAACAACGAGATACTGCTCCGACAGATAGAAACGTATCGGCAGGGCGAATTCGGCGTCTCTCTGGATGAAGAGCTGACAAACCTCATAAGGTTCCAGAGAGCCTATCAGGCGGCGGCGAAGTTCGTCGCCTCGATCGATGAGCTGCTTCAGAGCCTGATAAACATGAAATAA
- a CDS encoding flagellar protein FlgN, producing the protein MHRLLGKLIEILSREVDRYSGLVELMREERGHIASNNVDQLDEVLKHQNTIILELKALEEARKVLIRKLAELLGLPFEGVTLRKLIDVVEEPYATMLAGYGDRIDELVAEIKRLNDDNSYLIDKSIEYITGALQIFISAGAIPGQGNLICDVA; encoded by the coding sequence ATGCACCGGCTGTTAGGTAAACTCATCGAGATACTTTCCAGAGAGGTCGACCGTTATTCGGGGTTGGTGGAGCTCATGCGGGAGGAACGAGGGCATATCGCCTCCAACAACGTCGATCAGTTGGACGAGGTATTGAAGCATCAGAACACGATCATCCTCGAGCTCAAAGCGCTGGAGGAGGCGAGAAAGGTTCTGATCAGGAAACTTGCCGAGCTCCTGGGCCTGCCCTTTGAAGGGGTCACCCTGAGGAAGCTGATCGACGTGGTCGAGGAGCCATACGCGACGATGCTGGCCGGATATGGAGATCGGATAGATGAACTGGTGGCCGAGATAAAGAGGTTAAACGATGATAACTCCTATCTCATAGATAAGTCCATCGAGTATATAACCGGCGCCCTTCAGATCTTTATCTCAGCGGGCGCCATACCAGGTCAGGGCAACCTGATATGTGACGTAGCTTAG
- the flgM gene encoding flagellar biosynthesis anti-sigma factor FlgM: MKIVNGNILNIYMRKTRPVRQEEVTGQTQRSPSDRKTDVVELSPAVKEVDRAKEMAQTMPEERAEKVEQIRNQIENGLYRIQPEKIAQKMIEHAIDILA, translated from the coding sequence ATGAAAATAGTCAACGGCAACATACTCAACATCTACATGAGAAAGACCCGACCGGTAAGACAGGAGGAGGTAACCGGTCAGACCCAGAGATCGCCTTCCGATCGTAAAACCGATGTGGTGGAGCTGTCTCCGGCCGTTAAAGAGGTAGATCGGGCGAAGGAGATGGCTCAGACCATGCCCGAGGAGAGGGCCGAGAAGGTGGAGCAGATAAGAAATCAGATTGAAAACGGGCTTTACAGGATTCAGCCCGAAAAGATCGCCCAGAAGATGATAGAACATGCCATCGACATCCTGGCTTGA
- a CDS encoding methyl-accepting chemotaxis protein, with protein MFKNLYQKAIARSVLFPLILVTVLGFVIYEYSRRVVLEEMEYIIDQAVEGGKTTFNAWIDSELNLLRKLASDPKVEKLLSGEARPSEVEEILSIGGNQFTALAVVDRNGTILAGIRTNEIPTNLARQIDGREGPYIVRNDLFLSASASKGVLIAKLGREVVEEFMKGFKFSRSGNIHIISEEGVVSPQGTAKPEGRFIERLKVEGKIKWDERRSPSGKKVILSGRWLPRYDLGIVSEIESDEVYSVLRRLKLGIVSSCAALLLLSILTVLPMVIRIAFPIRRLTEAAEKLAQGRIDVEVEVKGKDELAMLCKTFNGMASSIRGMISKLKEAADKVSEMSGEVLKAASQHSSNTAEQYAAINEVTATMEEIHQTSQSISEQAQGVLEVARKAVDISSSGREVVQEMIENTYSMKERIESIAQSILSLSEQTQSIAEITTSVSDIAEQSRLLAFNAAIEATKAGEYGRGFSVIASEIRSLAEQSQSATTQIKQILSDIQRAANSAVMITEEGTRGAEASIKLANRAGEVIRDLAEIIDESASSAENIANAISQQRIGIEQATSAIQHINETTKANLDKTRQIESAVQSLNELAEDLREAIDTHLTGI; from the coding sequence ATGTTTAAGAACCTATATCAGAAGGCCATTGCTCGCTCAGTGCTCTTTCCCCTCATCCTGGTAACTGTTCTGGGATTCGTTATCTATGAATATTCGCGAAGGGTCGTTCTCGAGGAGATGGAGTATATCATAGATCAAGCTGTCGAGGGTGGGAAAACCACCTTCAACGCGTGGATAGACAGCGAGCTTAATCTGCTGAGAAAACTCGCCTCTGACCCCAAGGTGGAAAAGCTGCTATCCGGTGAAGCTAGACCATCGGAGGTTGAAGAGATACTTTCGATCGGGGGGAACCAGTTCACCGCCTTAGCGGTGGTGGACAGAAATGGAACGATACTGGCGGGCATCCGAACAAATGAAATCCCCACAAATCTCGCACGGCAGATCGATGGGAGGGAGGGGCCATATATCGTTCGGAACGATCTCTTCCTCTCAGCCTCCGCTTCCAAAGGGGTCTTGATCGCCAAACTCGGTAGGGAGGTGGTGGAGGAGTTCATGAAGGGCTTTAAGTTCAGCAGGAGCGGTAATATCCATATCATCTCAGAGGAAGGAGTGGTCTCACCTCAAGGTACGGCGAAACCTGAAGGTCGATTTATCGAAAGGTTGAAGGTTGAAGGGAAAATAAAATGGGATGAAAGGCGCTCTCCCTCCGGCAAAAAGGTGATCCTGAGCGGGAGATGGCTTCCGCGGTATGACCTCGGCATCGTCAGCGAGATAGAGAGCGATGAGGTGTATTCGGTGCTGAGGAGGCTCAAACTCGGGATCGTGTCAAGCTGCGCTGCTTTGCTTCTCCTCTCGATACTCACCGTCTTGCCGATGGTCATTAGAATCGCCTTTCCTATCCGCAGGCTGACCGAGGCGGCCGAAAAGCTGGCCCAGGGCAGGATAGACGTTGAGGTGGAGGTCAAGGGGAAGGATGAGCTGGCGATGCTATGCAAGACGTTCAACGGGATGGCCTCATCCATCAGAGGGATGATATCCAAACTGAAGGAGGCGGCGGATAAGGTGTCGGAGATGAGTGGGGAGGTTTTGAAGGCCGCCTCCCAGCACTCCTCCAATACCGCTGAGCAGTATGCCGCCATAAACGAGGTGACGGCAACCATGGAGGAGATACATCAGACCTCACAGAGCATAAGCGAGCAAGCTCAAGGAGTGCTTGAAGTGGCCAGGAAGGCCGTGGATATCTCCTCCTCCGGCAGAGAGGTGGTTCAGGAGATGATAGAGAACACATACAGTATGAAGGAGAGGATAGAATCGATAGCGCAAAGCATACTCTCCCTCAGCGAGCAGACCCAGTCGATAGCGGAGATAACGACGTCCGTGAGCGATATAGCCGAGCAGTCCAGACTGCTGGCCTTCAACGCCGCCATAGAAGCGACAAAGGCGGGGGAGTACGGAAGGGGGTTTTCGGTGATCGCCTCGGAGATAAGGAGCTTAGCCGAGCAATCGCAGAGCGCTACGACGCAGATCAAACAGATCCTTTCCGATATCCAGCGAGCAGCCAACTCAGCGGTGATGATAACCGAGGAGGGAACCAGAGGGGCTGAAGCAAGCATAAAACTCGCCAATAGAGCCGGAGAGGTTATAAGGGATCTGGCGGAGATAATAGATGAATCGGCGAGCTCCGCCGAAAACATAGCAAACGCCATATCTCAGCAGAGGATCGGTATCGAACAGGCTACCTCCGCCATCCAGCACATTAACGAGACTACAAAAGCGAATTTGGATAAGACCAGACAGATAGAATCCGCCGTTCAAAGTTTGAACGAACTGGCCGAGGATCTGAGGGAAGCCATAGATACACATCTGACGGGAATTTAA
- a CDS encoding response regulator, with product MDRILVIEDSRTQALKTQLLLQREGYEVETAFDGEEGWERILNWKPDVVLLDINLPMKNGFDLLKEIRNRDELASMQVIMLTAYGDVDSLAKALELGADDYISKPFNDRELSARVKASLRMKKLQDRVIKAERLAAVGALVVTMSHEINNPLTGIIGNCQIILTKGDSLDPEIKERVRSIMDMAGRISKVIQKAANLKDVVTKPYLGDTKMLDLER from the coding sequence ATGGATAGGATACTTGTAATCGAGGACAGCAGGACTCAGGCCCTTAAAACGCAGCTCCTGCTTCAGAGAGAGGGATATGAGGTGGAAACCGCCTTCGACGGAGAGGAGGGCTGGGAGAGGATATTGAACTGGAAACCGGACGTGGTTCTGCTTGATATAAATCTGCCGATGAAAAATGGATTTGATCTGCTCAAGGAAATCAGAAATAGGGATGAACTCGCCAGCATGCAGGTGATCATGCTGACCGCATATGGAGATGTGGATAGCCTCGCGAAGGCCTTGGAGCTGGGTGCTGATGATTACATCAGCAAGCCGTTCAACGACCGTGAGCTTTCAGCGAGGGTGAAGGCATCGTTGAGGATGAAGAAACTGCAGGATAGAGTCATCAAGGCTGAGAGGTTGGCTGCTGTGGGGGCCCTTGTGGTAACCATGAGCCACGAGATAAACAACCCTCTGACCGGTATTATAGGAAACTGCCAGATTATTCTCACAAAGGGCGACTCACTCGATCCCGAGATAAAAGAGAGGGTCCGGTCCATAATGGACATGGCGGGTAGGATCAGCAAGGTGATTCAAAAAGCAGCCAACCTGAAGGATGTGGTGACTAAACCGTATCTGGGTGATACTAAAATGCTCGATCTGGAGAGGTGA
- a CDS encoding hybrid sensor histidine kinase/response regulator produces the protein MLSEDQMMQQLMETFKAEAEEHIRRITQMILALERGEVNQEMLEELFREAHSLKGAARAVELNDISAVAHKIEALLSALKSGDIPFSDDLADLIYEGLDGISAMLGDEEFNANEFAHKVDSFLSVNEKAKSGEKIKPDDRFSTELTPSHKAGRSMMYVDISKLDRLMERVGEIIAAKISGEEYLRSGYHILKEIERIHRKFQEERRDGVERLERIIGTYRDFLDDMESICRNISRLSDELNEDVKSLRLQPLSILFDSFDRMVRDISKQEGKKVRLEKIGGNTEIDRRILEELREPLMHLLRNAIDHGIERPQERVKAGKEEYGTIRISARGHGDRVIIEVEDDGRGIDLERIKETALKSGLIEETEEMSEEEILNLIFKQGLSTSSEVTEISGRGIGLNVVWRKVESLKGTITVHTELGKGCRFTLSLPLTLMITKVLIVEVNGDRYAIPASYIDRTLRIKRSEMVEIGDRSFIRHNESLVSLIPLSALLELEGGDIGEEIRVLILRFGGRAVGIMVDDLVVEQDIVVQGFSRPLVRIRNVSGAAISSDGRVLIVLNPMDLVRTACKLGSTSISPLLQKAKPKTILVVEDSITTRTLERNILESAGYNVVTAKDGVEAKEILRRASCDLVVSDVRMPNMDGFQLTSWIKNHSDLKDIPVILVTSMESEEDRRRGLEVGADAYFIKSGFNQEELLEMIERLI, from the coding sequence ATGTTATCGGAGGATCAAATGATGCAGCAGCTGATGGAGACATTTAAGGCCGAAGCGGAGGAACATATCCGGCGGATAACCCAGATGATCCTCGCCCTTGAACGCGGCGAGGTGAATCAGGAGATGTTGGAGGAGCTGTTCAGGGAGGCGCATAGCTTGAAAGGAGCGGCCAGGGCTGTCGAGCTTAACGATATATCGGCCGTGGCACATAAGATTGAGGCTCTCCTTTCAGCGCTTAAATCAGGCGATATCCCCTTCTCCGACGACCTTGCCGATCTGATCTACGAGGGGTTGGATGGGATCTCAGCTATGCTCGGCGATGAGGAGTTCAACGCGAACGAGTTTGCCCATAAAGTCGACTCATTTCTGAGCGTAAACGAAAAGGCCAAGAGTGGAGAAAAGATAAAGCCCGACGATCGTTTCAGCACGGAACTTACACCTTCACATAAGGCCGGCAGAAGCATGATGTACGTCGATATCTCCAAACTCGATCGCCTCATGGAAAGGGTGGGCGAGATAATAGCGGCCAAGATCAGCGGGGAGGAATATCTCAGATCGGGGTATCATATCTTAAAGGAGATAGAGAGAATCCACAGAAAATTTCAGGAGGAGAGGCGCGATGGGGTTGAAAGACTGGAGAGAATTATAGGAACCTACAGGGATTTTCTCGATGATATGGAGTCCATCTGCCGAAATATCTCCAGGCTGTCGGATGAACTCAACGAGGACGTCAAATCGCTCAGGCTACAACCGCTTTCCATTCTCTTCGATTCCTTTGACAGGATGGTCAGGGATATCTCCAAACAGGAAGGTAAGAAAGTCAGGCTGGAGAAAATCGGCGGAAATACCGAAATAGATAGACGAATACTGGAGGAGTTACGGGAACCCCTGATGCATCTTCTGAGAAATGCTATCGATCACGGCATAGAAAGGCCTCAGGAACGGGTTAAAGCCGGGAAGGAGGAGTATGGAACGATCCGGATCTCGGCGAGGGGACATGGCGATAGAGTCATAATCGAGGTGGAAGATGACGGTCGGGGCATAGACCTGGAACGGATCAAGGAGACGGCCTTGAAATCCGGCTTAATAGAGGAAACGGAGGAGATGAGCGAGGAGGAGATATTGAACCTCATCTTCAAGCAGGGCCTTTCCACTTCAAGTGAGGTCACGGAGATATCCGGACGTGGTATCGGTCTAAACGTCGTATGGCGTAAGGTGGAATCACTTAAAGGGACAATAACCGTCCATACCGAGTTGGGGAAAGGATGCAGGTTTACGCTCAGTCTGCCGCTTACCTTGATGATCACAAAGGTACTGATAGTTGAGGTGAACGGTGACAGATATGCTATCCCGGCCTCCTACATCGACAGAACGCTTAGGATAAAACGGAGCGAAATGGTGGAGATAGGGGATAGATCATTCATAAGACATAACGAGTCGCTGGTGAGCTTGATACCGCTCTCCGCTCTACTTGAACTGGAAGGGGGAGATATCGGGGAGGAGATCAGGGTTCTGATACTGAGATTTGGGGGCAGAGCTGTGGGTATCATGGTGGATGATCTGGTCGTTGAACAGGACATCGTGGTTCAGGGGTTCTCCAGACCGCTGGTGAGGATCAGAAACGTTTCGGGGGCAGCGATCTCATCGGATGGTAGAGTGCTGATCGTGCTCAACCCGATGGACCTGGTAAGAACCGCCTGCAAATTGGGAAGCACCTCGATCTCACCCCTGCTTCAAAAGGCTAAACCCAAGACGATTCTGGTGGTGGAGGATTCGATCACCACCAGGACGCTTGAGAGGAACATACTCGAATCGGCCGGATATAACGTCGTAACGGCCAAGGACGGCGTAGAAGCAAAGGAGATATTGCGCAGAGCAAGTTGCGATCTGGTCGTCTCGGACGTCAGAATGCCAAACATGGACGGGTTTCAGCTGACCTCCTGGATAAAGAACCATTCCGACCTCAAAGATATACCTGTGATATTGGTCACCTCCATGGAATCGGAGGAGGACAGGCGCAGGGGATTGGAGGTCGGTGCCGACGCATACTTCATCAAAAGCGGCTTCAACCAGGAGGAACTGCTTGAAATGATAGAGAGGTTGATATGA
- a CDS encoding chemotaxis protein CheW → MRENAELILKQRAHLYARPPEEPEPIDRDLIAVFQIGRMRLGFDVKFIDGIYRLGTITPIPCTPPFILGAINVNGRVCPLIDISALMGESAEEDYRVVVMIRSDGIEIGIPAADILGVEGAPEKLSKPEAGSIRSNEEFIDGITQDGVLILNLEELLKGNRLIVMEEV, encoded by the coding sequence ATGCGAGAAAACGCCGAACTGATACTCAAGCAGAGAGCACATCTGTATGCCAGGCCTCCCGAAGAACCTGAACCGATCGACAGGGACCTGATAGCTGTCTTCCAGATAGGGAGGATGCGACTGGGTTTCGATGTGAAGTTCATAGACGGGATATACCGGCTCGGCACCATAACCCCGATCCCATGCACCCCTCCCTTCATTCTGGGAGCGATCAACGTCAACGGCAGGGTGTGCCCTCTGATCGATATATCGGCCCTGATGGGTGAAAGCGCGGAGGAGGATTATAGGGTCGTCGTTATGATCAGATCGGACGGGATAGAGATTGGAATCCCGGCCGCCGATATACTCGGCGTGGAGGGAGCGCCCGAAAAGCTTTCAAAACCCGAAGCCGGATCGATCAGATCGAACGAGGAGTTCATCGACGGTATCACCCAGGATGGTGTACTTATCCTGAATCTGGAAGAACTCCTCAAAGGCAATAGGCTGATCGTCATGGAGGAGGTATGA
- a CDS encoding chemotaxis protein CheW, producing the protein MRGKHEEREFLCFTIERSCFAIPVRSVVKITPMMAFSPLESKSESCLGMVVLHGRPAHLLDISPRLNLPPRGVDPQKMIIFIEDGGPLVGVIVDDLKEIIRVEGANVVEGVSPELISAMARVEDEMIPILNPKAITEMVKDEV; encoded by the coding sequence ATGAGGGGAAAGCATGAGGAGAGAGAGTTTCTCTGTTTTACGATAGAACGGAGTTGCTTCGCCATCCCCGTCCGTTCTGTCGTCAAGATAACGCCGATGATGGCCTTTTCCCCTCTTGAATCGAAGTCGGAGAGTTGTCTGGGTATGGTCGTGCTACACGGCAGACCGGCTCATCTGCTGGATATCTCGCCAAGGCTTAATCTACCGCCCAGAGGGGTAGATCCACAAAAGATGATCATCTTCATCGAGGACGGAGGCCCACTCGTGGGGGTGATTGTGGATGATCTCAAGGAGATTATCAGGGTTGAAGGGGCGAACGTCGTCGAGGGGGTATCCCCCGAGCTCATATCGGCTATGGCGAGGGTCGAGGACGAGATGATACCGATCCTCAATCCCAAGGCGATAACGGAGATGGTGAAAGATGAGGTATAA
- a CDS encoding rod-binding protein: protein MEMDLTLKSKLINTELLDADMRLLRAASSQKPTPQQLRRLAHEFESIFINLLLREMRRTIPKGGLLDSGFIGELYTSMADRELSRLLARRGIGLGEMIYRNMIGRIRGGKSYEGKA, encoded by the coding sequence ATGGAGATGGATCTTACCCTTAAAAGCAAGCTTATAAACACCGAACTTTTAGATGCCGATATGCGGCTCCTCCGGGCCGCAAGCTCCCAAAAACCCACACCTCAGCAGTTGAGACGCCTCGCCCATGAGTTCGAGTCCATATTCATCAACCTGCTGCTCAGGGAGATGCGAAGGACAATCCCCAAAGGTGGGCTGCTCGATTCGGGATTTATAGGAGAACTCTACACCTCCATGGCCGATAGGGAACTCTCAAGGTTGCTTGCCCGCAGGGGAATAGGACTCGGGGAGATGATATACAGAAACATGATCGGGAGAATAAGGGGAGGGAAAAGCTATGAGGGGAAAGCATGA
- a CDS encoding flagellar basal body P-ring protein FlgI → MAVRKTRVFSLLLVILIPMAAVAETVRLKDISEIQGVSEGHLFGYGLVVGLNGTGDSSSQVTVQSMSNMLQRLGLSISADQIRSRNVAAVMVTAKLPPFAKPGSRIDVTVSSIGDAKSLLGGTLLPTPMRNLYDPDTVYAVAQGEITVGGYSFSAIGAKAQKNHPTVGHIPGGAIVQAQMKVSLLEDDRYLVLVLDNPDFTTATRVAQAIDSKFGSHISTPIDSATVRLTLPDEYKDKVVQFISQVENVEVEPDTVARVVIDERTGTVVIGKDVKISTVAVAHGNIRVEISTAFKVSQPYPESQGQTVVVPQTSMNVTEEPGSVALLKETATIGQLVQLLNAIGASPQDMIAILQNIEKAGALQAKLIVR, encoded by the coding sequence ATGGCGGTGCGCAAGACGAGGGTTTTCTCGCTTCTACTTGTGATCCTGATCCCCATGGCGGCGGTGGCTGAGACCGTCAGACTCAAGGATATATCGGAGATACAGGGCGTAAGCGAGGGTCATCTCTTCGGCTACGGATTGGTGGTCGGCTTAAACGGGACAGGCGACTCCAGCAGTCAGGTGACGGTTCAGTCGATGAGCAACATGCTTCAGAGGCTGGGACTGAGCATATCGGCCGATCAGATCCGATCGAGGAACGTCGCTGCGGTGATGGTGACGGCGAAGCTTCCGCCCTTTGCCAAGCCCGGAAGTCGGATCGACGTGACCGTTTCGTCGATAGGGGATGCCAAAAGCCTCCTCGGCGGGACGCTTCTACCCACCCCTATGAGGAATCTCTATGACCCCGATACGGTCTATGCCGTCGCCCAGGGCGAGATAACCGTCGGCGGATACTCCTTCTCGGCCATCGGCGCTAAGGCTCAGAAGAACCATCCCACGGTCGGACATATCCCCGGAGGCGCCATAGTTCAGGCTCAGATGAAGGTCTCCCTCCTGGAAGATGACAGGTATCTGGTTCTGGTGCTCGACAATCCCGATTTCACCACGGCCACAAGGGTGGCTCAGGCGATAGATTCCAAATTCGGCTCGCATATCTCGACGCCGATAGATAGCGCTACGGTCAGGCTGACTCTGCCGGATGAATACAAGGACAAGGTGGTTCAGTTCATTTCCCAGGTCGAAAACGTCGAGGTTGAGCCGGACACGGTCGCCAGGGTGGTGATAGACGAGAGGACGGGAACTGTGGTGATCGGCAAGGATGTTAAGATATCCACCGTCGCGGTCGCTCACGGCAATATCAGGGTGGAGATATCCACCGCTTTCAAGGTCTCACAGCCTTATCCTGAAAGCCAGGGACAGACGGTGGTAGTTCCCCAGACAAGCATGAACGTCACTGAAGAGCCCGGCTCCGTCGCTCTTTTAAAGGAGACCGCCACCATAGGGCAGCTCGTTCAACTTCTCAACGCCATAGGTGCCAGCCCTCAAGACATGATAGCGATCCTACAGAATATCGAGAAGGCGGGGGCTTTACAGGCGAAGCTCATTGTGAGGTGA
- a CDS encoding flagellar basal body L-ring protein FlgH produces MLNVKRWSVKCILLCLLILTGLAFGKPGKLSEISLFTDNKAYQVGDIVRVMVVESASAKKTSSAKTSRTSGKKGAVSTFPWLKYNPLAKGVDLSSENTFSGSGSISTEGELKAEVAAVVKEVLPNGNLVIEGTREIVINGEKQIISVKGIVRPVDITPQNTVLSINLAEGEIRYEGKGMISRQQKPGLLSRLLDWLWIF; encoded by the coding sequence ATGTTGAACGTAAAACGTTGGAGCGTTAAATGTATCTTGCTTTGCCTCCTGATCCTGACGGGATTGGCCTTTGGAAAGCCCGGCAAATTGAGTGAGATATCGCTCTTCACCGATAACAAGGCGTATCAGGTGGGCGATATCGTGAGAGTGATGGTCGTCGAATCGGCCTCCGCCAAAAAAACCTCATCTGCAAAAACCTCCAGAACCTCCGGCAAGAAAGGAGCTGTCAGCACCTTCCCGTGGCTGAAATATAATCCCTTAGCCAAGGGGGTGGACCTCTCATCCGAGAACACCTTCTCCGGCAGCGGCTCCATCTCGACCGAAGGAGAGTTGAAAGCCGAGGTGGCCGCCGTCGTCAAGGAGGTCCTGCCGAACGGCAATCTGGTCATCGAGGGGACGAGAGAGATCGTGATAAACGGGGAAAAGCAGATAATCTCCGTCAAAGGGATTGTCCGCCCCGTGGACATCACACCGCAGAACACCGTTCTCTCCATAAACCTTGCTGAGGGCGAGATAAGATATGAGGGGAAAGGGATGATCTCGCGACAACAAAAACCCGGCTTGCTGAGCAGGCTGCTGGATTGGCTGTGGATATTCTGA